GagattcaaaaaagaaaaaaaaatcaatacaagAAGCTCCGCTTAGATTCTTTCTCAAGCTCTGATCTTTCTCGTTCTTCTTACTCTTAGCATCCCAAAGTTGATTACTTTTACTTGGTAAAGAGAAGCACATGGATTCCGGCGACCCTACAGCTTTGCTTTTAACGAGAATCAGAAGCTTGGAGCCAGACTACGCTCCCAAGATCATCGGTTATCTTCTCTTACAGGATTTCCACGAGAAAGACTTGATGCATCTCGCTCTCGGACCTGAATCACTCCTTCACTCCATCATCTCGAAAGTTAAAACTCAGCTAGGACTTTTCTCGAACACCTTATCTGCACCTTCTACTAACGGAAGAGTAGtagtaggaggaggaggaggactcTCTCACTCTAATGGCTTCATGGGTGTCTCTAACCAAATCAACGGAGTCTCTGCTACTACTGATTTATTGGACGATCAGCAGCTAAACGGTTGCCTTTCGTTTCTCGACGATTCATGTTCCGAACAGAGGATGATAACGTTGAAACCCATCTGCACAGTAGGAGTTTCTCGGCTGATAACGTTGATGGGGATGTCACTGTCACTGATTCCCATATGAAAGGTGAAGACTTTGTTAGGCAAGAGGAGATGATGATGAGGTTGAAAATGGCGGCTTTCCATCAGCGTCAGAGGCTCCTCCTGGGTAGGGTTCCTCAGTTACCTTACGAGAAAGGAATGGACTTTCTCTTGCATCATCAACATGCTCTTAGGTATATAATCAGATTTTTTGGCTCATCTTTTTGGTTAGTTTATTCAAAGTATTGAGCTTTCTCCTTTGATGCAGAGATGGAAGGCTTGAGACTGAGAGGATGGAACTAATGGCGATGCATTTTGGTGATTTGTCAAACTCTGTAGCTAGACAGATTTACTTGACGTTCCCAGCTGAGAGCACGTTTAAGGATGAAGACGTTGCAACTTACTTCAGGTAGTGTTGGAATTGAAGATTATGCTTCTTGTAGATTTGTATTGAACAGTCattattgatttgtttttttctttttttttgtgtatgaATGAAGCCTTTTTGGAACAGTGCAAGATGTGCGGATCCCATACCAACAGAAGCGTATGTTTGGCTTTGTTTCATTTGCTCATTCCGAGACTGTGAAGGTTGTGCTAGCTAGAGGGAATCCCCATTTCATTTGCGACTCACGTGTTCTTGTTAAACCTTACAAAGAAAAAGGCAAAGCCTTGGACAAGTATGGTGTTCTTCCTTTAAATTTTCTTCTAGTCTTTCTTATTTATGTTTCAGTGCGTCATTCATTTGTAAATGAAATGATCACAGGAAGCATCAGCATCTGCTGCAACAGCAGATTGAGCTTGGGAATTACTCTCCATGTTCTTGTCCATCTGGGATTGATCCTAGAGAACAGTCTGATTTCCAACTTGGTTAGTACCTTTTTGAATGACAAGATTCGTTTTTTTCCTTAGGTGTTACGTTCTGCGTTTGCTTGTTAACTAGCTTGATTCGTTCCTATGTGGTAGATTCGAAGATGTTCTATGAGAGGCAGGAGATGATGAGAAGGAAAATGGAGCAAGCTGATCTGCAGAGGGCTATTGAGTTTGAAAGACGACGCTTCATTAATTTGCAGCTTCCTGAGTTTAATAATAGTGTAGTGCCTAATCATCACCGTAGCTTTTTGTGACAGACTTACAAGCTGTCATCACCTTTATCTTTATTTCTGTTTCTACTTTTCAATTTAAACGATATTGGGGGTTTGTCCCATTCGTTCTTGTCTTTTGTGGAGTCAGCAAATGAGTCGTATGTGACCGTTTGAGATCTCCTTTATGTACTGGCTGACCTCAGTCATCAGGAAATAATCAGAAAAACATTTACCTTATCCTCTTATCTATCAATCTCTCTCATTTCAAACCCTTATCATCATTCAAATCCTGCTCCTTCAAGGTGATCTCTCTTACTCAGATCACCTTGAAGGAGCAGGATTTGAATGATGATAAGGGTTTGAAATGAGAGAGATTGATAGATAAGAGGATAAGGTAAATGTTTTTCTGATTATTTCCTGATGACTGAGGTCAGCCAGTACATAAAGGAGATCTCAAACGGTCACATACGACTCATTTGCTGACTCCACAAAAGACAAGAACGAATGGGACAAACCCCAATATCGTTTAAATTGAAAAGTAGAAACAGAAATAAAGATAAAGGTGATGACAGCTTGTAAGTCTGTCACACTTTTCTGTGGGATCTCCTGGTTATTTTTCACCTGCCAGCAACCAGAGCTCCGATATTCAATCTGTTCTCACTAGTGCCGATGATGCCGTCGAAAGTTAGTGAACTGGACACTGTTATTTTTGAATGTTAAAAGGTTAAAATCATTGCTGATCAGCTAAGCTTCCAATCTCTTTGTTGCTGTCTTTGGGTTGTGGTTGTAGTTGATGGTGTCACCGTGATGCATCCTTACCCATTAGTCGATCAAAGGAGTATTAACAACAATAATTATTCAAATGGTGCAAAAGAAGGAACCAACGAGAGTGGAACGCTTGAAACAGGGCCTGGAAGCACTATAAAGCTTGTTCTTCCTAGTAACCTCTTCCCTTCTGCAATATCTTCAGATGATTCTGCTGAAAGTAATGCAAAAGCTGGAGTCTCCGTCTCCTCTACAATGAACCACCAGCCACTACCAGTAACCTGATGCAGTAGGCTATTTCACCTCATAAATGCCAAGGGTCAGTGTACTCTCTCTAATTGATTCTCCCCAATTCTTTTAAGTTATACATGGATAACAAACCCTTTTAGTTTTGGActcaggttttttttttcttacggATAAGATGAGGTACCGTGGTGTATGAAATAACGGTAAGCATCCTTTGATCGTAGTTATTGGAGGAGGAGGGAATGAGTTCATACACAGTGTTAATAGTTGATGTTCATAacattttcttgattttggATTTGTGCAGACAAAGTAAAGATGGCATACACAAGGAAGTAGGATAATGTATATGTATAGCTAATATATGGAGAAGAGAAAGAAGGTAGGAGAGATGATAATATGTTATGAAGATCGCAAGTTCGTCTGGTGATACCTTAACTACTAACAATTGTATGCGTTGGAGATActtaaaaagaaagacaaaatcTATATGGTAACTCTCTTTTGTGCTATTATTCCTCTTTGCTTGGGTTGCTCATGTGGTGATTAATAAACCACAAGAGTCTGATGTACCAAAGAAGAATAGAAGGTTCtgtaactttatatatatatatatatatatatatattaagtgtTGAGCCGTTTCTTATACCGGGTCCTGAATCTGTGCAAAGTTATATTGTCTCGAGTGTTAGAAAAAAGGTCATTTACTTGGGAACACTTTGTTTGTACATATTTATCTGGAATCATATCTTCCATGTTTAGTGGGTATTAGTATAGTAGTCAATAAGTGTGGAGGCACGTAAACGTGTTAAGAAAACAGCAGAAGACGAGTGTAACTGACATGTAGGAAATGAAGACATTTTAGAGATCTCATGCAAATAAACGTAAAATTACGACTTTTGTAGTCTTGGACACTGGACGAACGGGACCAACTCTAGAAGATTGCAACTACTTTCACACCCCTGGCAATCATTCTCCACGGCAACGTTGTTGACTTGACTCCACGAGCAATAAACTTGTCAACACATCTTTTGTAGGTGGTGTGTCTAATTATAATTTATGGATGATTACTTTTTTTTGAGCGACTATGGATGATTACTATACTTCAACATAATGTTTTTTTACATAATGTTCATAATTATTGATTCCCAAAAATTGTTCGAAGTCAACGGAAATTGTTCGAAGTCAATGATTCCTCTTGATAGATCAAGACCCTTGTGGGACATGCACATCCTTAACGTCAAAACCTCAGATGCCGAAGCAGTCTGTGTAGTTAGAACTCACCATTCATTGGGAGATGGAACGGCTTTGATTCCCCTCTTGCTTGCATGTACCCATAAGACATCAGACCCCAAAGATACAGCTATTCCTTCCTTGAACGGCGTGACACGGTTCCTTATGACCTTAGAAAACAAGGCTGGTTCTTAAGGTTGATATTCACCGTTGGTTCTACGGCGAGACTGTTTTGGAACACACTTATAGATATGTTGCTTCTTTTGGCGACCGTCTTGTTTCCGAAGATACAAAGACGCCTCTGAAAGGTGGCGAAGATGTCGGAAGGAATCCGAGGAGATTTTATCACAGAGCTATCTCTTTGATGACATATTTTAAGATTTTCgtacttattaaaaaaacacattaaaatttagttattaataCGTAATTTTTtgcaattttatatttcttatatttttaaactaataaaatctcaaaaaatgtaattactatttttgaaacatacatttttcattatttagtTGACAAaagtattttgaaaatatgaaaaaatacatatttttgaaacatttttttctacaatttacatttttctgaaacagaggaagtatattttaatctagttttatcatatttctaaaatctataatataaatcaatttaaattattataagaaaACAGCTGTTATTAGAAGTATTTTATGTATTCTCAGATTTTTCATTTGAACATCtcgttttttaattattattttcatttggtttattataaaatatccgTTAGGATATTTGCTGAAATCTACAGATAGACATGTTCTAGCATTTTAGACCaaacaaatatatgtatatatacatacatgtcTGCAGAGTAATGCCAAGGCCGGCCTGTCATAGTTGTTAAACAAAAAGTGTTTAAAAAAtgtcaaagatttttttttgtcatgatgTCAAAGATTTTAAAAGGTTACATGCAATTCAAACATAAGCCACACTCTAATATGTGAAATATAGTTGAGATCTAATAATTAAATCATGTAAAAATTactacatgtatatatattacacaaaacaatgaaataacactCTATATATGCAGACtaataaattatgtaaaaaCCTTTGATATGTTACAAAGTCGTTCAATAAGCAGactaataaattttgaaatcgtAGTCGATTCCGCAACCAATCTGACTGGGATTTAATTTTCAATTCTACGGTGgtggacaaaaaaaatcattgcgAGTTGTAGGTATAATTAAAGCagttatattttctatgtttcataataaatatcgttttatgtttttattttatttcaaaaagtgTTATtctacaattttaatataactttatacactaaatttaatttttagttttttgaacaaatgataacttttatataaattattttcatttaattaattatacattaaatatgaatatattactttattaatCTCGGTGAAAGTATTAAAATAACACATATTTAGAAACGGAAGCTAGGAGTAGAAGAAAAGCCATAGATGTAGTCAGTGTAGGTCTTCAAATGAAATAATATTGCATATTTTCCAACAACACGAGTGGTAACTTTAGCAAACCGATGTAATCAATAAATGAACGTATAGAGATATGATTGAATTTGCAAGCAGCACCGGCATATTTTTGCGATCCGCTCCATATCACCATTTATTAAGATGATAAAGATACATGCACTTGATCATACTAAATACTACTAGTAAATTGTGTTTCTCAAGTCACAAGTTGAGCTTTTAAGTCCAGTGATTTACTAGACAGAATTGAATGAAACTATATTACTCGAAGATGTTTATCGTCAATCGAAGTTATTAACATTAAATCTAATCATATTAACATTTAAAGAATGTAATCATATATTTTCTCCGTTCtgaaatataagatatttagaAGAATTTTTATGTGccaatatataaaatgttttcatatttcTAGATAACTTTTAACTTTATCAGAAATTGTTTAACTAATCAAATttaatcattctattttttcattggttatatagtttttaatttatacttttaataatacCTTTCAGATCAAATGTGTTTGTTTAGAACAGAGTTGGTGCATAATTAATGAAGGTCTTTTAGAGAAGGTTTCTTAGCggatataaaaaatatttcctaAGAGACATGCATTAATCACGTTTACTTCCCCCACAACTAGTACCACTTATAAAATTACGTTCTCACATGAGCAAAGAACACATACCTCAATGAGGAAAGAGAGAAtgagagaggaggaagaggatcCTCTCAGCCCAATGGCTCGCGTATTCCAGTCGCGAGAGATAGACTACTGTGCCGTCACCATGATAGGGTTCAAAACCAAGATCAAACCGGATGTTGTCATTGATGCCTTAAAGTATAATGTCTCCAAGCATCCTCGTTTCTCTAGCAAACTGGTACATACTTATACATATCTACATACAGACGTGCCATTGTATAAACATTTGTTATCTCGTCTCATTGGGGCATTCGATACCATCTGGTTTAgattttactttataatatattttccaGAAAATAACACTATATAATACTGCTGTAGATATTTTAAATGACTTACAACACATCAAATATAAGTTTGATGCTTCCTAATAATTGAACCAGCCATGTTCTTATAGTGCTAGTCTACATGTGTCTTTAACTTCACAGTCTGATGATGGTGGAAAATGGATCGAGACGGAAGTCAATGTGGAAGACCATGTAGTTGTACCATACATAGATCCAGAAGAGATAGGTGAAGACGGAGACGGCTTCATCGATGACTATACCTCACGTCTCACGATGAATCCTATGGATAGATCAAGACCATTATGGGACATACACATTTTTAACGTTAAAACCTCAGATGCTGAAGCTGTCGGTGTTGTAAGAACTCACCATACGTTGGGAGATGGAACGTCCATGGTGTCCCTCTTGCTTGCATGTACACATAAAACATCAGACCTCAACACAGTTTCAACTACTATTCCTTCGTTGAAACGGCGTGGAAGATACAAAAACAAAGGTTGGTTCTTAAGGACAATGTTCACCGTTGGTTCGACAATGAAGCTGATTTGGAATACAGTTGTGGACATGTTGCTACTTTTTGCCACTATATTGTTTTTGAAGGATACAATAACACACCTCAAAGGTGGCGTGGATGTCGGGAGTAATCCAAAGAGATTTTATCACAGAACTATCTCTTTGGATGACATTAAACTTATAAAGAACGCTATGAATATGGTACGTTACATTTTGTGTTCATAAgtactttttaattttcttttcgaTGGATCTTTATTTCATCTTTCACGTGTTGCTAGACTATCAACGATGTTCTGGTCGGAATTACACAAGCCTCTCTTTCTAGCTACTTGAACCGACGATATGGTAAACATTAAATTTAATGTATATGATATGTATTACTAGGAGTTGTAACAATTAACTTGccatagatatataattaacaaTTAAGTTATTCTGATACAACAAATTAAAGAGAATCTGCGTGTTTTATCTACGTCTAGTGCATGTATTAATCACATGTTTATCTTGTTAATTTCTTGACAAACTAGACAATAAGAATGAGGAAGATGGAGCATTGATACCCTATCCGAACAATCTTCCAGGTGGAATACGATTTCGTGCAGGGTGCACGGTAAATCTAAGGTCGGAAATAGGGTTCAAGGTTAGAGACACACACCTCAAATTTTAATCTAAACTCTCTATGTGCATATATGTACACttcatatattttgttgttgttgtataaAGCCTTTGGCAGATATGATGGTCAGAGATTCAAAATGCAGATGGGGCAATTACTTTAGCTTTATTGTTCTGCCCTTCTCCATCGGTTTACAAACTGATCCATTGGCTTACCTAAAATTATCTAAATCCATGATGGATAGAAAGAAACATTCCCATCATGCCCATCTAGCGTATTTGATGATCAAAATCTGCCAAAATTTGTTAGGAGCTAAGGTAAAATAAATTGATTATCCATTAAGAATTAAAAGATTGTTTGCAACTGTGATCATGAAAATGTAACACAACACTTGTCACTCTAGGTAGCAGCAAAACTGTTCAATAGAACAGTGATCAACACAACAACATGCCTTTCGAACGTTATGGGTCCCATGGAAGAAATCAGTTTCCATGGCAATCCAATCACTTACATTGCTCCAAGCGGTTACGGGCACTCACAAGTATGTAGCTTCTTTACTTCTTCTTCGTTGCATAAACTACAAAAGAATTATACGTATAGCTTAAATAAATCGTTATCTTTCGTCAGACACAAGTGTTTTGTGTGTGTTGATAGGCATTGTTGATGCATTTCATGAGTTATGCTGGGAGGATGACAATCTCATTAGCGGCTGATCCTACCATCATACCAGATCCTAACAAGATATGTGATGATATGGAACAGTCATTGAAAGAGATGAAAGCTGCTCTTTGGGAAAATGGGTTACTCTAAGGCTCGTGAGCCATTAGCATCCATTACAGAATAATCCGCAGGCGTGTGGAagctttaagtttttttttttgtaataccAATAGTTATCGAATTTATAGTCAATAACAAGTCTCTGTGTAACAACATACACTTTGAATGATCGTTTGATAGTTTAAGATCAACTCGTCGAATTGAGTTGTAGCAAacgattttactattttttttaagttgcgAAACGAATTTCTTTGACATATGCCCCTATGTAATTATTTCTGGATAAAATTTATATACCGAAAAAACTATGATATTTAAAAGTTCAATTTTTCTCTTTAGGAAAAGATCATGTATTTGAAGCctgaaaatgaaatattttgggaGAAAATCAACATATAGAGGTTTTCCACTAATGGGCCAAGACGGAAAGCCCAACAGGCCTGCACCGGCATGACCTAAGTAATATTTGCTTGGCCACTCTGTGTGTTTTGTCTGAatctcccaaaaaaaaaaaaaaacttactccGTCTCCGGCGATGGCTACCGGTGACCAAAGCAAGAAGAGAAAGCAGCGTTATCTCCCTCAGAATGTATCCCTTCTACCTCTCCTTTCTTTCTTACTTTCCCACACTGCCTTTTCTATGAATCTGCGGCTAACTTAGATTTGATTTTGTTGCTGCAGAGACCAGCGAAGAAGAAGGGAGCGTACCCTCTAAAGCCAGGGGTACAAGGTTTCTTCATCTCCTGCGATGGCGGACGCGAACACCAAGCTTCTCAGGAAGCTATCAACGTCATAGATTCCGTAaagttcatctctttttttctccCTTTAATTTGATTTAACCTCCGACTTATATTTGCTTAGTGTCTCTGTTTCTTCCATAAAGCTGAGTTCTTTATTAGTTTCCCACGTCTAGAGTTGAGTAAATTACGGACTAATATCTATATGTTAAAACAGTTTTTTGAGGAGCTAATGCATGGGACTGGCTTGAAAGTGAACTCCTCTGGGTTGCTTGAGAACCCTGTGAACAAAAAGGTTACGTTTCACTATAGCGAGGacgaggatgaagaagatgtgGAGGATGATGAGGGTAATAACGGCGAGGAAGAGGGAAATAAAGGGGCTGGGGATGAACTAGAAGTGAGTGAAGGCGGTGATAATCAAGTGAAGGAGAGAGAAGTAGCAAGGGAAGGCTCATGTGAAGTCAAACGAGTGGAAGAAACCAAGACTGAGAAggacgaagaagatgaagtgaAAGAAAAGAACGGTGTTGAAGAACCTCCAAGGAAGAAGACGTGTACGGAAGAAGCAAGTGAATCAACAAAAGTAGACGGGAACACAGAGAAGTCTATTGATAAGCTGATTGATGCTGAACTAAAAGAGCTCGGAGACAAGAGTAAGGTAAGCTTACTATTATCTATGGGGGGACAACGAGAGAAGCtctaagtcttttttttttatctctttgtGGATTATTATAAGCGTCTCATTATCTATTATTGTGACAGAGACGGTTTATGAAGTTAGACCCTGGTTGCAACGGTATTGTCTTCATCCAAATGAAAAGGAGAGATGGTGACCCAAGTCCTAAAGATATTGTACAGCATGGACTGACTTCTGCTGCTGCAACCAAAAAGCATATGTCAAGGTTCTATCTTACTCAAGAAAACTCTATCATACCAATAAATCTATAACTGTCTTTTGCTGATATGTATTGTCATTCTTAGGTTCATCCTAAGACTTGTGCCAGTTGAAGTGTCGTGTTATCCTTCAGAGGAAGAGATTTCAAGAGCCATCAAGCCTCTTGTAGAACAGTATTTTCCCGTTGAGACTGATAAACCCCGGaaagtaataataatactaTTAGCACCATTCTTGTGTATCCCTTTCATAGATTCCGAAATGGTTATCTCTCATCTTTCACTATCATTGCAGTTTGCTGTGTTGTATGGATCGCGTGCAAACACAGGCGTTGATAGGATGAAAGTAATAAACGCGGTGGCGAAATCTATACCTGCGCCTCACAAAGTTGATTTGAGCAATC
This genomic stretch from Raphanus sativus cultivar WK10039 chromosome 3, ASM80110v3, whole genome shotgun sequence harbors:
- the LOC108846702 gene encoding wax ester synthase/diacylglycerol acyltransferase 7-like — its product is MRKERMREEEEDPLSPMARVFQSREIDYCAVTMIGFKTKIKPDVVIDALKYNVSKHPRFSSKLSDDGGKWIETEVNVEDHVVVPYIDPEEIGEDGDGFIDDYTSRLTMNPMDRSRPLWDIHIFNVKTSDAEAVGVVRTHHTLGDGTSMVSLLLACTHKTSDLNTVSTTIPSLKRRGRYKNKGWFLRTMFTVGSTMKLIWNTVVDMLLLFATILFLKDTITHLKGGVDVGSNPKRFYHRTISLDDIKLIKNAMNMTINDVLVGITQASLSSYLNRRYDNKNEEDGALIPYPNNLPGGIRFRAGCTVNLRSEIGFKPLADMMVRDSKCRWGNYFSFIVLPFSIGLQTDPLAYLKLSKSMMDRKKHSHHAHLAYLMIKICQNLLGAKVAAKLFNRTVINTTTCLSNVMGPMEEISFHGNPITYIAPSGYGHSQALLMHFMSYAGRMTISLAADPTIIPDPNKICDDMEQSLKEMKAALWENGLL
- the LOC108844638 gene encoding uncharacterized protein LOC108844638 is translated as MATGDQSKKRKQRYLPQNRPAKKKGAYPLKPGVQGFFISCDGGREHQASQEAINVIDSFFEELMHGTGLKVNSSGLLENPVNKKVTFHYSEDEDEEDVEDDEGNNGEEEGNKGAGDELEVSEGGDNQVKEREVAREGSCEVKRVEETKTEKDEEDEVKEKNGVEEPPRKKTCTEEASESTKVDGNTEKSIDKLIDAELKELGDKSKRRFMKLDPGCNGIVFIQMKRRDGDPSPKDIVQHGLTSAAATKKHMSRFILRLVPVEVSCYPSEEEISRAIKPLVEQYFPVETDKPRKFAVLYGSRANTGVDRMKVINAVAKSIPAPHKVDLSNPEMSIVVEIVKTVCLIGVVEKYKELAKYNLRQLTSTK